From a region of the Fibrobacter sp. UWB2 genome:
- a CDS encoding very short patch repair endonuclease, with amino-acid sequence MDKVSRKSSAKKKAAKRRRSRKPMTRSQMMQAVHSEDTKPEMIVRKALFEAGFRYRLHRRDLPGTPDIFVQKYGVAIFVNGCFWHQHGCKLTSRPKSNSAFWNDKFDRNIVRDIKTQHELSLLGYRVAIVWECSLRAEGVADAGNMGAALTLERLIDFIKSDDETIEL; translated from the coding sequence GTGGATAAAGTTTCAAGAAAATCGAGTGCCAAGAAAAAGGCGGCAAAAAGGCGCAGGTCTCGCAAGCCGATGACCCGCTCGCAGATGATGCAGGCGGTCCATTCGGAGGATACAAAGCCCGAGATGATTGTGCGCAAAGCGCTTTTTGAGGCAGGATTCCGCTATCGGCTTCACCGTCGGGATTTGCCGGGGACGCCGGATATTTTCGTACAAAAGTATGGGGTCGCGATTTTTGTGAACGGGTGTTTTTGGCACCAGCACGGTTGCAAGCTCACGAGTCGCCCGAAGTCGAATTCTGCATTTTGGAACGACAAGTTTGACCGCAACATTGTGCGCGATATTAAAACGCAACACGAACTTTCACTCTTGGGGTATCGCGTGGCGATTGTCTGGGAGTGCTCCTTGCGGGCGGAAGGTGTTGCCGATGCGGGGAATATGGGGGCTGCCCTCACGTTGGAGCGCTTAATTGATTTTATCAAGAGTGATGACGAGACAATTGAGCTGTAA
- a CDS encoding nitroreductase family protein: MTIEEAVLARHSVRRYASTPLTKEQVEELQSRIRRLNENFALHMQLVLNDNVAFSGRLAHYGSFRNVTNYIAIAGQKSVAGCEASLDERVGYATADIVLLAQMIGLNTCVVGLTFKKTPTIEIDDGEKLELVIAIGNGETQGVQHPMKPVTRIAPDYDQSPDWFKKGIDCVMLAPSALNQFKAKFSVDESGRVFAEKRLGFFSKVDLGIFKYFFEIGSGKEIFRRSMQTLRSSDTI, from the coding sequence ATGACTATTGAAGAGGCTGTTTTAGCACGACATTCTGTGCGTAGGTATGCTTCGACGCCTTTGACCAAGGAACAGGTTGAGGAATTGCAGTCGCGGATTCGTCGGTTGAATGAAAATTTTGCACTCCACATGCAGCTTGTTTTAAATGACAATGTGGCATTTAGTGGGCGTTTGGCGCATTACGGATCGTTTCGGAATGTGACAAATTACATTGCGATTGCGGGTCAAAAGTCTGTGGCAGGGTGCGAAGCTTCGCTCGATGAACGCGTGGGGTATGCGACGGCGGATATCGTGCTTTTGGCGCAGATGATTGGGCTCAATACTTGCGTGGTCGGGCTTACGTTCAAGAAGACTCCGACGATTGAAATTGACGATGGCGAAAAGCTGGAGCTTGTGATTGCGATTGGCAATGGGGAGACGCAGGGCGTGCAGCACCCGATGAAGCCTGTGACGCGAATTGCGCCGGATTACGATCAATCTCCGGATTGGTTCAAGAAGGGAATTGACTGCGTGATGCTTGCGCCGTCGGCTTTGAACCAGTTCAAGGCTAAATTTAGCGTTGACGAGAGTGGCCGCGTTTTTGCGGAGAAGCGTTTGGGCTTTTTTAGCAAGGTCGATCTTGGAATTTTCAAGTATTTCTTTGAAATTGGCTCTGGCAAGGAAATTTTCCGCCGTTCCATGCAAACTTTGCGCAGTTCAGACACGATTTAG
- a CDS encoding RNA polymerase sigma factor has product MKSLETLKKAGFAKIYEKYAPMVYRRCLQLLRDDAEASDLMQDVFLRIYSASERLDMESPSSLLWNTATRLCLNRIRDKRRRGLDVDSSSLLLSIACAEDEHDDYETKNVLAKLFSKEPESSRTMAVLHFVDGMTLEETAREVGLSVSGVRKRLRGLQAKVKTLEVQ; this is encoded by the coding sequence GTGAAAAGCCTAGAAACCTTAAAAAAAGCAGGATTTGCAAAGATTTACGAGAAGTACGCGCCTATGGTCTATAGGCGCTGCTTGCAACTCCTTCGCGATGACGCTGAAGCTAGCGACCTCATGCAAGACGTTTTTTTGCGGATTTACTCTGCATCGGAACGCCTGGATATGGAATCGCCGAGCAGCCTTTTGTGGAATACGGCAACGAGACTTTGCCTCAACCGCATTCGTGACAAGCGCCGTCGTGGACTTGACGTAGATTCTTCTAGCCTGCTTTTGAGCATCGCCTGTGCCGAAGACGAGCATGACGATTACGAAACGAAAAATGTGCTGGCAAAGCTCTTTTCGAAGGAACCCGAATCTAGCCGCACAATGGCAGTCCTCCATTTTGTCGATGGAATGACGCTCGAAGAGACTGCCCGTGAAGTGGGGCTCTCGGTAAGCGGTGTGCGCAAGCGTTTGCGCGGGTTACAGGCCAAAGTTAAAACTCTGGAGGTTCAGTGA
- a CDS encoding caspase family protein: MLILLVFASNANAANATTEGRINRYVVAVSANNGGAGRPMLRYAESDARSFAKVLKEMGGVLPQNVILVKEPSVVALQKEFANLDAKILQDKASNGRDEVLVYYSGHADEKGLRLGEETYAWKDLRNRIDALSADVKIAVIDACGSGAITRVKGGKAVPAFMVDQSSDMKGYAFITSSTQDESSQESDKLKGSFFTHSLVSGLRGAGDLSSDGRVTLSEAYQFAFNETLQKTETTLGGAQHPSRDMNLAGTGDVVMTDLRATSAGLDLDESVGGRLYIRDADGELVAELNKKQGHAMSLGLPAGNYTVNLQQKTDYMGATVALVNGKREKISMGNFTSVVAEQTVFRGEIGGNRSCPGGDTIACSLDSLDHNGKFRTTFNFVNTDSDPRKGLQLGLFVTRTKDYMLGTQVSLFANIAQKEMHGLQATTIVNVAKDHFEGAQLSSVANYAGSFDGAQVSSVVNIAKDKSSGAQIGVVNVAVDSLNGLQVSAGVNYARATDLQVTAGLNVAQAAKMQVVAGVNYATNSKLQIAAGVNATHVNEHLQVGVVNYATKEKGRQWGIVNICAHCEKSPVGIINVVGNGVWSVTPYINEMGALGGSVHLGTAYFYTNIEWAAFFKKGHIFKEFEKFYEHGVGIGTQFGKYGSHWELEYTFFNVYDKFGVDEDDWKSGYHHRGRVGYVYQVFPGFGLSVGGTLNLTSEGYLNKLLLKPLGDYHDDVSCNSHKGRWWPGFYAGLTIGRF; encoded by the coding sequence ATGCTCATTTTGTTGGTTTTTGCATCTAATGCGAATGCCGCAAATGCGACGACAGAGGGCCGTATCAATCGCTATGTTGTTGCCGTGAGTGCCAATAACGGTGGTGCAGGCCGTCCGATGCTTCGCTATGCGGAAAGTGATGCCCGTTCGTTTGCCAAGGTGCTCAAGGAAATGGGAGGTGTGCTCCCGCAGAACGTGATTCTTGTGAAGGAACCGTCTGTTGTTGCTTTGCAAAAGGAATTTGCGAATCTCGATGCAAAAATTTTGCAGGACAAGGCGTCTAACGGCCGCGACGAAGTGCTCGTCTATTACAGTGGTCATGCTGATGAAAAGGGCCTTCGCTTGGGCGAAGAAACGTATGCCTGGAAAGACTTGCGCAATCGCATTGACGCCCTCAGTGCCGATGTAAAGATTGCAGTGATTGATGCTTGCGGTTCTGGTGCAATTACCCGTGTGAAGGGCGGTAAGGCGGTGCCTGCTTTTATGGTTGACCAGAGCAGCGACATGAAGGGCTATGCGTTTATCACGAGCAGTACGCAAGATGAATCTAGCCAGGAAAGCGATAAGCTCAAGGGTTCGTTCTTTACGCACTCGCTTGTGAGCGGTCTCCGTGGCGCAGGCGACTTGAGTAGCGATGGCCGCGTGACGCTCTCGGAAGCGTACCAGTTCGCGTTCAATGAAACATTGCAAAAGACGGAAACGACGCTGGGTGGCGCACAGCATCCGAGCCGTGATATGAACCTTGCGGGTACGGGTGACGTGGTGATGACCGATTTGCGTGCGACAAGCGCAGGTCTCGATTTGGACGAAAGCGTTGGCGGTCGACTTTACATTCGCGATGCCGATGGCGAACTCGTTGCAGAACTCAATAAAAAGCAAGGTCATGCGATGAGCCTTGGCCTCCCGGCAGGAAATTACACGGTGAATCTCCAGCAGAAGACCGATTACATGGGTGCAACTGTTGCTCTTGTGAACGGCAAGCGCGAAAAGATTTCGATGGGCAATTTCACGAGTGTTGTGGCTGAACAGACGGTGTTCCGTGGCGAAATTGGCGGCAATAGAAGTTGTCCAGGCGGCGATACGATTGCTTGCTCGCTTGATTCCCTGGATCATAACGGTAAGTTCCGTACGACGTTTAACTTCGTGAATACGGATAGCGATCCGCGTAAGGGCTTGCAGTTGGGCTTGTTCGTTACGCGTACGAAGGATTACATGTTGGGTACGCAGGTGAGCTTGTTTGCAAATATTGCTCAAAAGGAAATGCACGGCTTGCAGGCGACAACGATTGTGAACGTGGCAAAAGACCACTTTGAAGGCGCTCAGCTTTCGTCTGTGGCTAACTATGCAGGGTCTTTTGATGGTGCGCAGGTGAGCTCGGTTGTGAACATTGCGAAGGACAAGTCCTCGGGTGCGCAGATTGGTGTCGTGAACGTGGCCGTTGATTCGCTGAATGGTTTGCAGGTCTCTGCTGGTGTGAACTACGCTCGTGCTACGGATTTGCAGGTGACGGCTGGCTTGAACGTGGCTCAGGCGGCAAAGATGCAAGTTGTTGCAGGTGTCAACTATGCCACGAATTCTAAGCTCCAGATTGCGGCTGGTGTGAACGCAACCCATGTTAACGAACATCTTCAGGTCGGCGTTGTCAACTACGCGACTAAGGAAAAGGGTCGCCAGTGGGGTATTGTCAATATCTGCGCTCATTGCGAAAAGTCTCCGGTTGGCATCATCAACGTTGTCGGAAACGGCGTGTGGAGCGTGACGCCTTACATCAACGAAATGGGTGCGCTTGGTGGATCAGTTCATTTGGGTACGGCTTATTTCTATACGAATATTGAATGGGCCGCATTCTTCAAGAAAGGGCATATCTTTAAGGAATTCGAAAAGTTCTATGAACACGGTGTTGGTATCGGTACCCAGTTCGGAAAATACGGAAGCCATTGGGAACTGGAATACACGTTCTTCAACGTCTACGATAAATTTGGAGTGGACGAAGATGATTGGAAGTCTGGATACCACCATCGCGGTCGCGTTGGTTATGTGTACCAGGTGTTCCCGGGTTTTGGCCTCTCAGTGGGCGGTACGCTGAACTTGACGAGTGAAGGCTATTTGAATAAGCTGTTGCTCAAGCCGCTTGGCGATTACCACGATGACGTAAGCTGCAATAGCCATAAAGGTCGCTGGTGGCCGGGATTCTACGCAGGCCTTACCATCGGACGATTCTAG
- a CDS encoding TonB-dependent siderophore receptor, translating to MSFMLKIVVFVSMMVAFAAAHERIIFNGIVQDDSFEAHEKLNVEILETGESLQTTVGAPFSVVLPADTLWNICVTNSDTSGAEKEKCYELLYFGNDSTFSKTLGPNEVTVEDTILNGRAEAQAEPKVPTANSDSTSDVDVEKLLASGGANSKVTELKKVVVQLRRRPKRKPGESVVSAKSIKRMPGLAEADVIKSIQALPGVVASSDFSSKIYVRGGAADQNLFLFDNAVVYSPVHFFGLFSTFLVEGIDDVQFYKSGFPAQYGNRLSSVLKMEGRAGGQDSVEEWFSKSSIKISTFAAQLHTEGHKGPARWVFAGRTTYIGYILDLCNAIGLLDLDLDYEFTDLQGTFMYDFSKDTRLKLSFYIGKDRLEYDPLYMDWGNTAIPLGIYHRINDKWDYNATLAFSEFYQTMKIGDFMSIKMELYSFAGKQWLNYRGIDNHTFTFGYELEYTRERYQEQMATISVADVEKPFHHVAYAQDAWKISPDYLLQYGLRLNYQSAAQHFGVEPRLSLNVNLDDTKSLELYGGYYLQYMNSIVYTDQETLNEFYYPVTTTTDGRHIKPASSWLFAAEYSQRDLFEGYDFTAGVYYKTQSNLNTFAVESDSSDDSNSKNMVLADNFGTADGYSMGYELSLRKDKGWWFGGINWSQSISVARVNDGSKPYFPSWHQPYALKLDLGINWKGGEDALWQHKKKGRYFRSSLALKYSSGMPISEYKGYYMAKEIGSQKYSDNIVVVPGSRNAGRQTDYFRIDLKAIDIGREGKWNFSWTIINLTDHDNMFFTFYDTRKTPPKKTSISQFPFLPIMLNYEYYF from the coding sequence ATGAGTTTTATGTTGAAAATTGTTGTTTTTGTGTCGATGATGGTTGCGTTTGCCGCAGCCCACGAACGTATTATCTTCAATGGAATTGTTCAGGATGACTCGTTTGAAGCTCACGAAAAGCTAAATGTCGAAATTCTCGAAACGGGCGAGTCTTTGCAGACGACCGTGGGGGCGCCCTTTAGCGTTGTCCTCCCTGCCGATACGCTTTGGAACATTTGTGTGACGAACTCCGATACTTCTGGTGCCGAAAAAGAAAAATGCTATGAACTCCTGTATTTTGGTAATGATAGCACGTTCAGCAAAACGCTTGGTCCCAACGAAGTCACGGTTGAAGATACAATTTTGAACGGTCGTGCTGAAGCGCAAGCGGAGCCGAAGGTTCCGACTGCAAACTCCGATAGCACATCTGATGTCGATGTGGAAAAACTTCTCGCTTCGGGCGGCGCAAATTCCAAGGTGACCGAACTCAAAAAAGTCGTGGTGCAGTTGCGCCGCCGCCCCAAACGCAAGCCGGGTGAATCTGTTGTTTCCGCAAAGTCCATCAAGCGCATGCCGGGCCTTGCCGAAGCCGATGTCATCAAGAGCATCCAGGCGCTCCCGGGCGTTGTCGCCAGTTCCGATTTCAGTTCCAAGATTTACGTGCGCGGTGGCGCTGCCGACCAGAATCTCTTCTTGTTTGATAATGCGGTCGTCTATTCTCCGGTGCATTTCTTTGGGCTTTTTAGCACGTTCCTCGTCGAAGGTATTGACGATGTGCAGTTCTATAAGAGCGGATTCCCGGCGCAGTACGGCAACCGTTTAAGTTCTGTGCTCAAAATGGAAGGTCGTGCGGGCGGTCAGGATTCTGTCGAAGAATGGTTTAGCAAGTCGAGCATCAAAATCAGTACGTTTGCGGCTCAACTCCATACCGAAGGTCATAAGGGGCCTGCCCGCTGGGTGTTTGCGGGTCGTACGACTTACATCGGCTACATTCTCGATTTGTGCAATGCCATTGGCCTCTTGGATTTGGATCTGGATTATGAGTTCACGGACTTGCAGGGAACGTTTATGTACGATTTCTCTAAAGATACGCGCCTCAAGTTAAGTTTCTATATCGGAAAGGACCGCTTGGAATATGACCCGCTTTACATGGACTGGGGTAACACGGCAATCCCGCTGGGAATATACCATCGCATCAATGATAAATGGGATTACAATGCAACGCTTGCTTTTAGTGAATTTTACCAGACGATGAAAATTGGCGACTTCATGTCGATTAAGATGGAACTTTATTCTTTTGCGGGTAAGCAATGGCTGAATTACCGTGGTATAGATAATCATACGTTTACCTTTGGATATGAACTGGAATATACAAGGGAACGTTATCAGGAACAGATGGCGACAATCAGCGTGGCAGATGTTGAAAAACCGTTCCACCATGTCGCTTATGCGCAGGACGCTTGGAAGATTTCTCCGGATTACTTATTGCAATATGGCTTGCGTTTGAATTATCAGTCTGCGGCGCAACATTTTGGTGTAGAACCACGCCTCTCGCTGAATGTTAATTTGGATGATACCAAGTCGTTGGAACTTTATGGTGGCTACTACTTGCAGTACATGAATTCAATTGTCTATACGGATCAGGAAACCTTAAACGAGTTTTATTATCCGGTGACAACGACAACGGATGGCCGCCATATTAAACCGGCATCATCGTGGCTCTTTGCGGCGGAATACAGTCAACGAGATCTTTTCGAAGGCTATGACTTTACCGCAGGGGTTTATTACAAAACGCAAAGCAACTTGAATACGTTTGCTGTGGAATCGGATAGTAGTGATGATTCGAACTCAAAGAATATGGTGTTGGCCGATAACTTTGGTACGGCAGACGGTTATTCCATGGGCTACGAACTTTCTCTCCGTAAAGATAAAGGTTGGTGGTTTGGCGGAATCAACTGGAGCCAGAGTATCAGCGTGGCAAGAGTCAACGATGGTTCTAAACCGTATTTCCCGAGCTGGCATCAGCCCTATGCTTTGAAGCTGGATCTTGGCATTAACTGGAAAGGTGGTGAAGATGCCTTGTGGCAACACAAGAAAAAGGGTCGTTATTTCCGTTCGTCACTAGCGCTTAAATATTCATCGGGTATGCCGATTAGCGAATATAAGGGATACTACATGGCCAAGGAAATTGGTTCCCAGAAATATTCGGATAATATAGTCGTGGTGCCAGGAAGTCGCAATGCGGGGCGCCAGACGGACTACTTTAGAATTGACCTGAAGGCAATTGATATTGGTCGCGAAGGCAAGTGGAATTTTAGCTGGACGATTATCAACTTGACCGATCACGATAATATGTTCTTTACCTTCTACGATACGCGTAAAACGCCTCCGAAGAAAACCTCAATTTCTCAGTTCCCCTTTTTACCGATTATGCTGAATTATGAATACTATTTCTAG
- a CDS encoding DUF3450 family protein — MKKKLVIFVMSAFLAVNAFADYESEIRDLKLQKEKLNSEIQNLNTRIASTDSMLRADASHRQLLEQRYKADVERRNLEIDSLNAKIRKVAASLQQERNKQARAKNKSDNVAAKRRALRGELAKICKQLEVQIAQTLPWERDKRLDRAKSLTREIESGNVTEEEAFSRMKSLVNEEIKFGDEVSVVNNPLTRKNGEIVNATILRVGNQWMVYVDENGASYGRLERKLENDKIVYEWNEELNLEERAAVKLAIDVKQAKKPPQIVKLPVSLSVVGGVR; from the coding sequence ATGAAAAAGAAACTTGTTATTTTTGTGATGTCAGCCTTTTTGGCGGTGAATGCCTTTGCAGACTACGAGTCCGAAATTCGAGACTTGAAACTGCAAAAGGAAAAGCTGAATTCTGAAATTCAAAATTTGAACACACGAATCGCATCAACGGATTCGATGCTGCGTGCAGATGCATCACATCGCCAGTTGCTTGAACAGCGCTACAAGGCGGATGTGGAACGCCGCAATCTGGAAATTGATAGCCTGAATGCCAAAATTCGCAAGGTGGCCGCTAGCCTCCAGCAGGAGCGCAACAAGCAGGCTCGCGCGAAGAACAAGAGCGATAACGTGGCCGCAAAACGCCGTGCATTGCGCGGTGAACTTGCCAAAATCTGTAAACAGCTCGAAGTCCAAATTGCGCAGACGCTCCCGTGGGAACGCGACAAGCGCCTTGATCGTGCAAAATCTTTGACGCGTGAAATCGAAAGCGGAAACGTGACCGAAGAAGAAGCATTTTCTCGCATGAAGTCGCTCGTGAATGAAGAAATCAAGTTTGGCGATGAAGTTTCTGTGGTCAACAACCCGCTCACTCGCAAAAATGGCGAAATTGTAAACGCAACGATTCTCCGCGTAGGGAACCAGTGGATGGTCTATGTCGATGAAAACGGAGCCTCTTACGGTCGCCTGGAACGTAAGCTGGAAAACGATAAGATTGTTTATGAATGGAACGAAGAATTGAATCTTGAGGAACGCGCCGCTGTGAAACTTGCCATCGATGTGAAGCAGGCTAAAAAGCCACCTCAGATTGTAAAATTGCCTGTAAGCCTTTCTGTTGTGGGAGGCGTGAGATGA
- a CDS encoding MotA/TolQ/ExbB proton channel family protein — protein MKFFAIVMMLASSAFAWPWSSDKKSAEDEARIKDSLLQIEVRNLQREVETLTRIRMQKADSLEKLDAKHWSNRYAESQLTEEHQNKTRELDGRYSKLSTDLGRVTEEVMANKNVTEEAEEKSKSEEIAFDALNTQVKLSIEKTLGDVAGDYPVGMNKRLLNLKRASAEAEKNVPNTIAAVQGYMADLLARHEVTYTQSYGAELSQVGTRPDVSVNRLRLGTVFLGEVANDNGDVQALLRSGALQGKVFEWNANLPTEMAANIKSAVNQAGSVASAATDAQATIAIPLDVLQNKAIKNSITDTKELTWTEEFKAFFKKGGIVMYPLMLVAIIALLLFLERFVMLSYRGHLGRRFTKKMDALIAEKKYEEAANLCLKKETSLAMVLFAVLNKVNDTRENAERSLQEALLREQPKLERRMGLLAAMGTIAPLLGLLGTVTGIITLFTVITEVGTNDARVLAGGISEALVTTEMGLVIAIPVMILHGLLSEKIEKITSELYVQSTSLMNKVFGKESK, from the coding sequence GTGAAGTTTTTTGCAATTGTCATGATGCTCGCCTCTTCTGCTTTTGCTTGGCCATGGTCCAGCGACAAGAAAAGCGCCGAAGACGAAGCCCGTATCAAGGATTCCTTGTTGCAAATCGAAGTGCGCAATTTGCAACGCGAAGTCGAAACGCTTACCCGCATCCGCATGCAAAAAGCCGATTCTCTTGAAAAGCTCGATGCCAAGCATTGGAGCAATCGTTATGCCGAATCGCAGTTGACCGAAGAACACCAGAATAAAACGCGTGAACTGGACGGTCGCTATTCCAAACTCTCGACAGATCTTGGCCGCGTCACCGAAGAAGTGATGGCAAACAAAAATGTCACCGAAGAAGCGGAAGAAAAGTCCAAGAGCGAAGAAATTGCATTCGACGCGCTCAACACGCAAGTGAAGCTTTCGATTGAAAAGACGCTTGGCGATGTGGCGGGCGATTATCCGGTCGGGATGAACAAGCGCCTTTTGAACTTGAAACGCGCCAGTGCCGAAGCCGAAAAGAATGTGCCGAATACAATTGCTGCGGTGCAGGGCTATATGGCAGATTTGCTTGCCCGTCACGAAGTCACTTACACGCAGTCTTACGGTGCTGAACTTTCGCAGGTCGGTACGCGCCCGGATGTGAGCGTGAATCGTTTGCGCCTAGGAACGGTGTTCCTCGGCGAAGTGGCGAACGACAATGGCGATGTGCAGGCGTTGTTGCGCTCTGGTGCTTTGCAGGGCAAGGTCTTTGAATGGAATGCAAATTTGCCCACGGAAATGGCGGCAAATATCAAGTCTGCCGTGAACCAGGCGGGCTCGGTGGCAAGTGCTGCAACGGACGCGCAGGCTACTATCGCGATTCCGTTGGATGTGCTGCAGAACAAGGCCATCAAGAATTCTATCACCGATACGAAGGAACTCACTTGGACTGAAGAATTCAAGGCTTTCTTCAAGAAGGGCGGTATCGTGATGTATCCGTTGATGCTCGTGGCGATTATTGCACTCCTCCTGTTCCTTGAACGTTTCGTGATGCTTTCTTACCGTGGTCATCTCGGCCGTCGCTTCACCAAGAAGATGGATGCGCTTATTGCCGAGAAAAAGTACGAAGAAGCTGCTAATCTCTGCCTTAAGAAAGAGACGAGTCTTGCAATGGTGCTTTTTGCGGTGCTGAACAAGGTGAACGATACGCGTGAAAATGCGGAACGCTCCCTGCAAGAGGCTTTGCTCCGTGAACAGCCGAAATTGGAACGCCGCATGGGCCTTCTGGCTGCGATGGGAACGATCGCTCCGCTCTTGGGCTTGCTCGGTACGGTGACGGGTATTATCACGCTCTTTACTGTGATTACCGAAGTTGGGACGAATGACGCTCGCGTGCTTGCGGGCGGTATTTCCGAAGCTCTTGTCACGACGGAAATGGGCCTTGTCATTGCAATCCCTGTGATGATTTTGCATGGGCTCCTGAGCGAAAAGATTGAAAAAATCACCAGCGAACTCTACGTGCAAAGTACTTCGCTTATGAATAAAGTCTTTGGAAAGGAAAGTAAGTAA
- a CDS encoding MotA/TolQ/ExbB proton channel family protein: MTDFHYIFIESLRNTYEAGGVVMLPILLSGVVGFYFLFSSWFRIGSDFFRKDITKVVRRMQRGLTGERAVAGAESYSDEQRVQMTLTNLRKRGGFLSRELSYAIEIAQKNYDEFRDYMQVRMMKSVRYMEQGNHIVSVMAAAAPLLGLLGTVTGMVSTFEVITLYGNQNPVLMADGISEALISTQSGLLIAFPLTLMKQRLDERIEILKQEMELGATVIDNYFATRAGQRHCEP, encoded by the coding sequence ATGACTGATTTTCATTACATATTCATAGAATCTCTGCGGAATACGTATGAGGCGGGTGGCGTAGTAATGCTACCCATCCTCTTGTCGGGCGTTGTTGGATTCTATTTCCTTTTCTCGAGCTGGTTTCGCATCGGTAGCGATTTTTTCAGGAAGGATATCACTAAAGTTGTGAGGCGCATGCAGCGCGGCTTGACCGGTGAAAGAGCTGTTGCTGGAGCCGAATCTTACTCTGATGAACAACGTGTGCAGATGACTTTGACAAACCTTCGCAAACGCGGTGGATTCCTTTCAAGAGAACTTTCTTACGCGATTGAAATTGCGCAAAAAAATTATGACGAATTTCGCGATTACATGCAAGTACGCATGATGAAAAGTGTGCGCTACATGGAACAAGGGAACCACATTGTTTCTGTGATGGCTGCAGCCGCTCCGCTCTTGGGCCTGCTTGGAACGGTCACGGGAATGGTCTCGACTTTTGAGGTGATCACGTTGTATGGAAACCAGAACCCGGTGCTGATGGCGGATGGAATTTCAGAAGCCTTGATTTCGACGCAGAGCGGGCTCTTGATTGCGTTCCCGCTGACTCTTATGAAACAGCGTTTGGACGAACGCATTGAAATCTTGAAGCAGGAAATGGAACTTGGCGCAACGGTAATCGACAACTATTTTGCAACCCGAGCTGGACAACGTCATTGCGAGCCGTAG
- a CDS encoding biopolymer transporter ExbD, with product MEFNLPRRKQKDVGIEMGPLMDIVFILLIFFVVTSSFTRETGVDVTKPQAQSASQLEKENLLIAITREGTIHMNERQVDLASLQDILKQSLAKAPDREAVVIADKESETGVLVQVIDMCNLAGVKKVSIAAQAE from the coding sequence ATGGAATTTAATTTACCGAGAAGAAAACAGAAAGACGTGGGCATTGAAATGGGTCCGCTGATGGATATCGTGTTCATCTTGCTCATCTTTTTTGTGGTGACGTCGTCGTTCACTCGCGAAACGGGTGTGGATGTGACGAAACCGCAGGCGCAATCGGCGAGCCAACTTGAAAAAGAAAACTTGCTCATAGCCATCACGCGCGAAGGGACGATTCACATGAATGAACGCCAGGTGGATTTGGCGAGCCTGCAAGACATCTTGAAACAGTCTCTTGCGAAAGCGCCCGACCGCGAAGCCGTCGTGATTGCGGACAAGGAATCCGAAACCGGCGTGCTCGTTCAGGTCATCGATATGTGCAATTTGGCCGGCGTCAAAAAAGTCTCCATCGCCGCCCAAGCAGAGTAA
- a CDS encoding energy transducer TonB — MRKFVKKFLKRFTILLAAILASMVLVFSVTMANLFLTGKIFHEKKFVKTEVSVKKVEEVEKKIEKKHTARKPNRQKSNSRSPKAGPRFAMALGAVSGTAGAAINSELVADFRGGALSTEKGDVDKKPESRSVANFQVPPQIRDREIDAMLRLSFCVDVGGRAYDIKVIEESPAGSGLAQAGKDAIARMTFAPAEKDGKAVAFCGMEQPFEVKFRD, encoded by the coding sequence ATGCGAAAGTTTGTAAAAAAGTTTTTAAAGCGTTTTACAATCCTTCTCGCGGCGATTCTTGCGAGCATGGTTCTCGTATTCTCCGTGACGATGGCGAACTTGTTCTTGACGGGTAAAATCTTCCACGAAAAGAAATTCGTCAAGACCGAAGTCTCCGTGAAAAAAGTTGAAGAAGTCGAAAAGAAGATTGAGAAAAAACACACGGCACGCAAGCCAAACCGCCAAAAGTCGAATTCGCGCTCGCCCAAAGCGGGACCGCGTTTTGCCATGGCTCTTGGCGCCGTTTCAGGAACTGCGGGTGCTGCCATCAATAGCGAGCTCGTTGCCGATTTTCGAGGTGGTGCTCTGTCCACTGAAAAAGGCGATGTCGATAAAAAGCCCGAAAGCCGCTCTGTCGCAAACTTTCAGGTGCCGCCGCAAATCCGAGACCGCGAAATAGATGCCATGCTTCGTCTCAGTTTCTGTGTGGATGTTGGCGGACGCGCGTATGATATCAAAGTCATCGAAGAATCTCCCGCAGGTTCAGGGCTTGCGCAAGCGGGGAAGGATGCTATTGCTCGTATGACTTTTGCTCCCGCCGAAAAGGACGGCAAAGCCGTTGCTTTCTGCGGCATGGAACAACCCTTCGAAGTGAAGTTTAGAGACTAG